The following DNA comes from Hordeum vulgare subsp. vulgare chromosome 3H, MorexV3_pseudomolecules_assembly, whole genome shotgun sequence.
cactgggattcctatacgcaagatatatcgctaaggtaagacaaggctagcaggacctcccgacgtgtcgacgaccccgataagagccgcgtatctcagtctcaggacacgtcggatggaactagctacaggtaccaaacctcaagtttccttgtggtggccccgcaggcaaaccagtttggaccaacactcatgaggagcactggcccgggttgttgattcaagatcctcggggtagctactccctatgcagattattattaacttattagcaaattaacaccaatgttgggtcctgccggacaagccttagcactacgcgatttatcaaggaggtccccataacaaccccgaacgtgttaggagcgatcattatggaatcaaacaccggtaaccggtaactaaggcggcaataacggaacaaagcacccggcaaaaggctaggcctcccgtcatttaccaagtatataggtgcattaaataaataacagaattttatataatgatatcaagctcatgtcatcacatgagtgtaaaacacctgcaactagcaatgctaacattagtagctgagcaagcctacttagccacacaagtttgctaggaaggagaacggtgtttgggctcatggcatttaaagaggcaatttaatttcagtggtaggcagcaagcaatatgacatggaaacgaaactaacataacaagttagagatggaatcaaggtcatatcatcttgcctgtggtatcctcagcttggaatggttctggttcgtcctgcacgtactctcctgactccacgtattcgttctccgatcccggtgctacccaacaaaataataacatccaatgaacagcagcaccacaagatgcaacaatcacatgatgcatgagatgaaaattgagcatgcaccactatttctatcactagcacaagcaaaataaactactgcaagtttctggacagaactgtacactaagctattttgacatgcatgagaatgacatgaacagatgcgcctcgtgaaaacggtgtaaaaccatgtaaagaacattgcaaacggagctacggatcaacgggaatcaacgaaacaagatatgaacctctacgtggaagaatcaacaccacactcacaattgacacgaatctggtattcccaggttgccaagacaagtaacaacccaacatgaatggattggagcaaggaagaacaccacaacatcaactaagcacgcacattgaccaaaatgacaaaactacataatctgccataatctgcatcttagctctttgggagctacatgcaacatagctacaggtctccaaacatgacaaataatatatgtggctcttTCCAACCAAGAACTCTACaagaaccagcaagaatcacagaaaaaggaattaaactctagaagatacaaggccacaaactttcccaaaaccatcagatctcagggacttagtgaaaattcctgcacctgagtatctgtctctgttctgaagctttttgacagcaatcgaaacacaacctactggactccaaatgatttgcaaTTTGACAGGAAGCttaacaaacataccaggttcaaaatcctagtactgaactaaggctagttctcaacagaataaccagcacatcctcatctataggggaagaaaatgttttccagaatcccagacttgtcacatgcccactttgtctaggcatagtttgcacacacataacaccaagtgataaatgacaccactatggtgtagagcaaaacccctactactatcacacaaaagctcatgcccttgggctccacctactccatggaatcaaagatcaaacttgcaacaaaactgaatatgtcaactccataaggtatcctactaagacaacaactacaaaggttgagttcatgtgcacaatgacaaagtgacatgggggtttgaaccccacgtttgtgtcatgcacatcaacaacacacttACTTCTCACAAGTCACCCCACACCACAacatcatgccctctcacatatggacatgtgaaggtgcatagttttgcaaggtgagaagttccacacacacacatatatcatcACCACAAACCCCATAACAAGCTCTTaaacccaagaacaacatgaggggggaaaactactaagcaagtaacttggaagcatcacctctcaaacaTTTTTAGTAGGTGTGCACTCACTACAAACACATCTCCATACCTACACCATCAACTTCACTTACAACCCCTATGCACACATGCCTACTTGCAATCACACCATCAACATAAactagcaagatcacatacacacacatatcacttaagccacaaacacacatatatcactattctagtgtgtgcaaaacacacacacaaatacaacCTGCACCCATCTACACTAGCAGGAAAATTATTAAAAAGGACACCTTGATGTCTATGCATAAGAAAAAGAAGTAACAGAAATAAAAGGAaagcaaaaaaatagaaatatgcatcagggctcctgggaatcgaacccagtacctcTGATACACAGCAACAACACCTAGCCACTACACCACCGCCACTGTGTCGACAGGGTAGGGGAAGTAAAGAGGGTAACCTGTCCCTGTTGCTACTGTGCAATATAAATCAGCAAAACACAAAAgagtgccgaggggggatcgaacccacgcctTTCATCAGGCACGCTACGCTAgttaccactgggctacgaaacGGTGACTGACCGAGATGGAACCTAAGGCAAGGTAAGCTAACGCGAGCACGCGGTGCTCTGCACGGCACAGGGaagcgccggcgacagggaggccgcCGGTGCACCgctctactgttgctgctgcaacGCGTCAGGGAGGCCGACGAAGCTGCTGCGGCACGCCTCCTACCCTGACTGCACCTGCGCTACAACACACACACCAACGCCCATGCGCGAAGCACCTGCAACTCTCTGCTCACAGAGATTATGGCGGCATGGGGGCTCTACGTCGGCGAGGGGTCCGAAAGCCTCGGTGCTTCTACTACTACGAGAGGAGAGGGAGCATCCACCTGCGCCACACACccacacacaaaagctcatgcatcTCCTACCACTAATGTCaacctgctactgctgctgctcgagCAGCGAGAATGCCCACGCCCTCGTCGGGTCCGGGCTGAccacggaggaggaaggaagggggaggacgacctcaccttggggaaggaaggaggggaccccACGGCGACGAGATGATGGAGAGGAAGGAGACGAACTGCTGCTGTCgaaccgaagaagaggaagaagagctcctggaccgaggcgatgacgaggtcctggcaatcgttgaggtcgctcctcgacctcagcgatggcgggaatggagcgcggggtgacctcccgtgcccctggacatggccaccggtgccggagacgacgggaggaCGGTGTTCGACGACGgagggttctctctctctctctgctcctactCTACAGAGAGCTTACGAGGGAGAGGGCagagaaaaggagggaggtggcggcagcgctggaggaaggaggggggaaccctagggaaggaggaaggttccctccaccttatatcacctcgggggaggctctaGGTCCGCAGGATCGAAggggaggcgatcgggaggtTGATCTGCGGTCGTACAGAGATGAcgtcgagaggaggaagagaggttcGCTCTTGTGGGCTCTGTGCACGTGAGGGAGAGAAGATGGGCCGGccaggagggagagagcccacctGTGGCGGCAGATAAGGGAAAACCATTCCTATTGATTAACTATTTacaaaaataataacagggaagaaAGAAATGCACATGGGTATATACAAGTGATAAAAAATATAACAAGCACATCCCTGGACTTGGCAAATCAACTCCTAATTAATAAAAATAAGACTAAGGATATAGGAGCAAGtagatattttacaaaacagcattagtttgatctgttttgtaatttcaTATGCACCTTTAACACCCATTCAAAACCGGCAATTCACATCTCTCATCCATCACTATTttagctaaaacatgggcattatttTAAAAGGGAAAGGAAGAGGTGGAATTTTACATAgggggaaaatagagaggaggagaaggtggctGGTTTTGAAAACTAAACACTTGCTAACACATGCACAACTCCACTCAAGccacacaagcatgaaatcacaagatcacataaATCACACCTAGCAATATCACATGCAACCATATCAAGACATagcatcataaggtatggcaaggatggtatgacatggatgcatgcatgcaaaagaagaacacaaggtgacacatgaaatcatacatgcatagataactctcatgacaaagtcaaggtggtcccacatggaaggttacaaaaaggaaaagtcttacacttggggcactacaccaaccccgtgtattacgggcgggaacgcttccctaagcccaaccgtcgcggagtaaatccgcacagGATCTCTCGCGcgaaggccgagggggcgtcgtggcaggACCCAGGGCCCatgcccggtcccgtcaccagtaatcaccatcattacgtcaggcggGGCCTGACACGTGGCGCTCCCTGGGCGACCTACCACGAAGCCGAGACGTCGTTTCGAAGCCAGCCGGTTTCGAAGCCGGCGCTCCTCGTCACGAATGGCGGCAAAAATACCAAGACAaatcatcaagccggtgaggccgcccgcccgcaggcggcaggcctctccagcttcggggactactgtcggggggataaccccggggtaggctcatcaagcctgctccttcatttctggctcaaaggacatgaacatatacagtttcctaaggcccaagtcttctggccggctaggctacgcctaccggctagaggaggaggcggccatctCTGTGGCCAGCTAGGCAACCCctccggctagagtcgaggcggttGCCTCTTCTGGGCCGACCTGGTCCAGcgagccggctaggaacgaggcggccgcgtcgaagccggctggccaagcacGCTAGTCGgccggggatcacaagtcacatcagatcgtaacaggatgagaccttacgattaaaggtagctacgcgtcagcaaaggtactggatcggggcgtccggcaggtacgagcgtcggcggccacgccgcagacctaccccggctctgatccatcacctagcatagtgtcggaccatcgcactcccactccattactacactcgacgtggggaacaatggaggcggtcgtactacctgcccatgacgaatctcgctggacgacgctccaCGTACCGTGCGtgatcggcgtcaaccttacgcgagagcttcattggccagcggggggtcccactgccaatcgagaccatccagccggcgggcccctcaagcgacaagacaagactctagtgggcccctcgtcagccggcgaggctgccagcctggtcccactcttgtaccctttatccatattgtaggccggtgggttcgtctataaaaccccccgggcgCCCTCCATGCAGGAGGTCGGTCGATCAACActtcacactcaccaaccacatcgAGAGAGACAGAGACGAGCCGacagctcccctcttcctcctcccaacacagctccaagagcgacattgtaatccattcatacacatcaaacactccggcaggactaggggttttatctctatggagagccttgaacctgggtacatcgtgcgttccatgcttgtaccaacctcgttcccagcgccctcctttgtcccttcggttcttacCGACTttggcctacctatggcatatgttgtgagtattcaccgacaatatGTGTGATGGATGGAACGATACTCTAATAGTGCTTATTCCAAAGAAGGCCAACCCAATGAGCGTAAAGGGCCTAAGACCTATTAGTCTGTGTAACGTGGTGTATAAAGTGGTCTCAAAGATAATCACAAATAGGCTCAAAGTAATCCTCCCTCACATCATCTCCCCAAAACAAAGCGCCTTTGTGCCTCGGAGACTAATTTCAGACAATATCTTACTCGCATATGAGCTAACACATTTCTTACAAAGAAGAAGAATGGGCTTAGTAGGCTATGCGGCTATCAAACTGGACATGAGCAAAGCCTATGACCGTGTCAAATGGAAATTCTTAGAAAATATGATGCAAAGATTGGGATTTGATAGGAATTGGATTCGACTTGTAATGAAGTGAGTGTCAACTGTCAAGTACCAAATCAAGGTGAATCAAGATAAAACTGATATGATTATACCACAAAGAGGACTGCGCCACGGAGATCCACTTTCCCCATATTTGTTTCTCCTTTGTGCTAGGGTTTTTTCCTCCATGTTACATGAAGCTGAGATGAGGGGATCACTAAAGGGAATTAAGATATGTAGGGATGCTCCCAGTGTAAGCCATCTGTTCTTTGCAGACAATCACCACTTATCTCTATGAAGCCAAATGCTCAGAGTGCTCGAGAAATCAATAGAATCCTAAATCTCTATGAAGCTGCTTTTGGACAAGTGATTAACAAAGATAAATCCTAAATATTGTTCAGTGCAAACACAAGGCAATTGCTAAAGAGGAAATGAGAAGCATTCTGCAGGGAACTTCACAAGGTCTATCTTCGAAATATCTTGGTGTCCCATCCTATGTAGGAAAGGCCAAGGCAAAAACGTGGAAGGAAAAACTCATGTCCAAAGgagggaaagaaattctcatgaAAGCAGTAGCACAAGCAATCTCGATGCACTCCATGGCTTGCTTTCATTTGACCAAGTAACTGTGCGGAGAGTTGAGCACTATGATCAGCAGATACTGGTGGAGCCAAAtggataaataaaataaaatacactgTGTTAGATGGGGAAAGTTGACGAAAATAAAGAAAGCGGGATCTCTATGCTTTTAATTTAGCTATGCTTGCAAAACAAGCATGGAGGCTCATCTACGGCCGAACTTCCTTATGTGCGCGGGCCCTATCGACAAGGTATTATCCAGCTGGCTCAATTCTCCGAGCCAGCCCTAGAAGCGGCATCTCCTACACATGGTGCAGTATACAAAAAGGGTTAGATCTGCTCTAGAAGCGGATCATATGGAGAGTAGGTAGTGGTAATAACATCAATATTTGGTCCGATCCCTGGATCCCGAGAGGATGTACCAGAAGTGTCATCACTCATAAGGGTACGAATGTCATATCTAAAGTAAAAGATTTGATTGATCATGCCACAAAAAATTGGGATGGAGACATAGTAAGACAAACTTTTCTCCCTGAAGATGTGAAGATTATTCTACAAATCCCAATTCATGCGCATAATTTCTAAAACTAATTATGTAAATTAGGGGAAAATCTCCCCTTGCCCAACCGTTCGAGCGGTTCCTCCCGCACGGACGTCTCTCTCTCCCGACTCCCTGGAACCGACGGATCTCCCTCCGATCTCGCGTCTCTCCAGGAGATATATATACTCCCTGTAACCATCGTCAATCGAATCGATTAGTTTGATTGGTCATACGTTATCAGCACGTAGAACTCGACCAACGAGCAGAAGAACACGGAAAGAAAAAGAGAtcgaaacttgtcggtgagatgcCTGGCCTTGTTTCCTTCTTTCTCCGCCTGATTCGTGCGGATGGCCGTCGCTACCGTCGTCGCGGTCATGGTGTTGCCGGACTCCGGCGCTTCCGTCGCAGGATGCAGGCCGTCCGCCGCTTCGCCCGTGGTGGTCACCGCGCCGCTGGACGCGGCCACGGCATCGACGGACACACCGCTCTTGGTGCTCGCCGCGCCCACGGACACATTATCGGCGCTGTTGCACGTGCGCCGTCGGTGAACAGGGGGCTTGACCCATGGCTTGTGGCAGGTCCGAGCGCCCCCACAGTGCACGGCGCCgcagcagccccccccccccccctccggggtcccctcctccaccccctacTCCACCGGCCGCGTGGCTTGCGCCCTCGACGCCGACTCCCGCCGGCGAAGAAGTTGTCCCGAGTCGTGGCCCCCCTAGCTATGCGCCCGTCCCGATGCGGGTCATGGTGGACGAGGAGGCCGCATCCGGCTTCGTCTCTGCACCCACCGGCGCCTCTGGCGTCGTCCGCCTCGGAGTGGGGATGGATGGTGCGGACACCAGCGCCCCGCCACCGCTGGAAACGGCCGCGGGCTCGAGCAGCCGCGCGAAGAGGCGTTTCGGCCGACTCTTCGGGCGCGCCGTCGCCGCCATCGACCGCCGTCCCGGCCGCCGCGCCAGCTCGTGGGCCCCGGGGcgcctcggactcgccagctccgCGCCAGAGGTTGCGCGCCCAGACGCCGTCTTCATCGGATCTTCTTCGGACGAGGAGAGCTCGGCGGGGCTGTGCCGGTGACCACCGGAGTCGCAAGGGGATgcggcggccactcctcctcgccggcgccgcTGTGTGGCAGTGGGGATCGAGCAGAGGTAGTGCGGGGGTTGGATATTCTGACCCTTATCCGATCCACCCTCTCCCCCCGTCCCTTATGCGGTGCGGTGGCGAGTGGGCCGGCCAAAGGCCGGGCAGGCCCATTTCCAGGCGCCCGAGGCGGCTGCGAACTCCCCTGTGCGGCGCAGCGGCTCCATGGGCCGGCCAAACTGttttttttctctattttcttAAAACATTAGTACTAATTATTGTATTTGTGCAATTTTAGACTATGTTTAGTACTGTTTAGTACTTAGTTTGACAACTACTTACATTTTAGTCCTGTTTTAGATTTATTCTATGTTAGGACTTGTGTAATTATTAGTAGGTGTGTTTATATTATGTAATGGATTGCATATAAATAAAGTACCGGATTTCATCTCGGAAGAATGACATGTTCTATGTGTTTACCACATATTcagttctcttgaacatgtgcTTGCGATTGAGATCATCTTCTCTCGCATATCAAACTTGCAAATTTTTGAATCTTTCTCCCTCATATATTTGGAATCACAAGGTAATGAGTTGAGATCTACTGCTCATCTGCAGACTATCTCCTCTTACTGCGAGGCCTGCGTTTTGTCACATGACAAACGATTACCTCCATCATGCATTCCTTATATTTAAATTGTAGCATACACAAGGTAATAGCAATGTAGCCTATTACTGTGAGATCTAAGTGATCTTCAATGTGTATGTTCACACAATTGAGGTtgagaatttatttattttcaagtTTTCACTTGAGTATCAAATTTTTGCATTCTTATTACACAACCATGATGGTTTTTAATTTACCACCcgtaaattaattatctctggtTCTCCATGTAGGCAAAGATGACTGCCAAAGAGTTTGAGGAGCTTGCCCTCAATGGCCATAACTATCCTACATGGGCCATGGACATCAAGATCAGTCTTGCGTCCCGTGGGATTGCGCGTGCAATCCAGCCTCCTGAGACTCctctcccggctggagccacgccgcTGACAGAACAACAAAGTTATGCTGCCTTATACATCATAAGGCACCATATTCATCCAGATCTCAAGTCTGAGTATTTACAGGAGGAATCTCCTAGTACTCTGTTTCTGACCCTCAAAACGAGGTATGAACAGCAGAAGGCAGTAGTCCTGCCAGAAGCACTCCATGGTTGGACTCATCTCCGTCTTCAGGATTTCAAGTCCATTGGTGAGTACAATCATGCTGTTCACAAGATATGTTCCAAACTTCGCTTTTGTGAGAAGGAACCTACTGAGGGGGAGAAGATAGAGAAAACTTTATCTACTATGCTCCCTTCATATAGGATCCTCCAACAGCAATATCGTGCTCGTAACTATACTGCCTATTCCGAACTTATTCACATGTTACTTCAGGCTGAAAAACATGATGATCTACTCGCTAAGAATGGCTCTCAGCGCCCAGTTGGGGCACAACCTTTACCTGAAGTTCATTTGAATATCGCGAATAGACAGAAGTTTAATGGTACCTTTCGAGGTAAACATTCCAATTCTCAGCACAAGCACAAGCGCAATGGGAACAGAAAATTCAGAAACATGGGCAAGGGCAAAGGCACTGCAAAGCCAAAGTTTGATAAAACTAAACTTTGCAACAAGTGTGGATGCTactctgaaaagacctcgatgacgcctagaggtggggtgaataggctatttaaaaacttcttcggatttggcttgaaactaatgcggaaataaactaagagtgtacttgtcaagcacaaatcctaaatgcactaggcactgcaacgtgtatcaacaacacgatctaccaagatggacacaatacagttactaacaatcccaagtaagttacacaaacttacttgagcaatatcacacgacaagtaggtgaacaacacaagatactagatcacactatatcacacgatatatcaaaagctgcaagtatgaacgtgtgaatatgtaaggtatgcttgaatgattaatcttgtacaagaaatagccaacacaatataatgagcacaaacaatatgcaatgtatgtatgctcaagtaacacaagtaaaccacaagtaaggagttagggttaaggataaccaaggtcactgagacgaagatgtatcccgatgatcacttccttggagggaagctagtcaccgttagagaggtggatgttaccacgaaggcacaccaacggcaCGAagcctcaccctattctccctttgagataacaccacgaaggcatttctcagccactagtggtaagcctttgaggtggcttccaaatcctcacaaacttttccgggggtaatcacacggattgattcctctccgaagaactcctaccgcctaggagtctccaacctccaagagtaacaagatcacgggaaatgctcaaaacttgctcaaatctcaaatatctTGGGTTGAGAAAAGGAGAGGgatacgatctatcttttgattggaacaactctcaaaggggctcacaaatgctcttggcatctaagatttgatgtgagcaaatgtgtgtgaggtggaaatgtgttcttatgaggatatggctgtgttgggcaccctctcacgaagtgggagaggggtatatatagtggggagggtAAAACAgctgttggggacactttaagtcacacaggtccggacgtccgacagttgccggaagtccgggcgtccgcgaggggtcggacgtccaacaggggtcggtcgtccgagggctgtagatatgactggaacCCTTGTGAAATGAACAACGACCGGATGtccggagaagaccggaaatccgagttattcgactgaactacttctggtgggaggttccggattttcaaaaggggacggacgtccggagggagccggaaatccgagttatagagcttatgttcttctggtgcagggctccggatttccgaagctggtcggacgttcgGCGCTCCGATGGTCGGAggtagccggaaatccgagttatagaactcaatttcttctggtggagggctccggatttccgaagcctgtcggtcgtccggcccacggacgtccggagggagccggaagtccgaggcaatagacctgttctgAGATAGGaggagagtagagaatatgtggtattgagtaggatagtgaatatctagtttgagcaagttcatcacaaaaacctgtgatcccctcttaatagtgcgggatccctaaagactcaagaattgtaaaagggataccgatgatccatacttgagtgtgtacttttattcgctgatcatcactccgcaccgctaacatcaaagtaactgataccttgagttagccctttcacttgagcttgatgttgttgtttcttcttggctcaatgttgaaagcaagacatgatgaagtcttcaagtagctctcccatacacaatgtggaaagccaagcttatatatttatcttcatttgtccaccatgtgaacatccacaaggatcaagcatgtagtgctcaggaatgcttatcttgatcttgtccttgttagcacatgagcttgtccttatcaacacatgatcattcacagtagcttaaaaagggttagtgattaattatctatatgtgtgttgtcagcaacaccaaaacatgattaagggcatgactgcactttcattctccccctttttggtagttgatgacaacatacatatagctctcaacaatagtaatagacacgtgtggcttaggagagtttTGTTACGATGCTGATGaagctcccccttattatatgcatagtaaaataggtaagtgccggagctcccccttaatgtgtgcattgaagataatagcatgatataacaccataatagttcgacaatacatagcatatcatatgaatcagtaggatagcataaaactccacatgatagttcaacactacatcatccataggtgatggcatagcacaccatccataagtatcgttacatgatgatacatcattaagttcgacataatacatcataccatacattgtgagaggaactaaaatcgaaaactaagataagataatgttctccccctttggcatcaaggaccaaaaaggagggaa
Coding sequences within:
- the LOC123441461 gene encoding uncharacterized protein LOC123441461, with product MTRIGTGGVEEGTPEGGGGGCCGAVHCGGARTCHKPWVKPPVHRRRTCNSADNVSVGAASTKSGVSVDAVAASSGAVTTTGEAADGLHPATEAPESGNTMTATTVATAIRTNQAEKEGNKARHLTDKEYIYLLERREIGGRSVGSRESGERDVRAGGTARTVGQGEIFP